The segment CTCGAATACCTCGCCGTGCAAAAGCGCGTGAAGAAAATCCGTGGCCCGGTGCTGTGCCTGGTCGGCCCGCCTGGCGTGGGCAAGACCTCGCTGGCCGAGTCGATCGCCGCTGCCACCAACCGCAAGTTCGTGCGCATGGCCCTGGGCGGCGTGCGTGACGAGGCCGAAATTCGTGGCCACCGCCGCACCTACATCGGCTCGATGCCGGGCCGGCTGATCCAGAAGATGACCAAGGTGGGTGTACGCAACCCGCTGTTCCTGCTCGACGAGATCGACAAAATGGGCAGCGACATGCGTGGCGACCCGGCCTCGGCGCTGCTGGAAGTGCTTGACCCCGAGCAGAACCACAACTTCAACGACCACTACCTGGAGGTCGACTACGACCTCTCGGACGTGATGTTCCTGTGCACCTCGAACTCGATGAACATCCCGCCGGCGCTGCTCGACCGCATGGAAGTCATCCGCCTGCCGGGCTACACCGAAGACGAGAAGATCAACATCGCGGTCAAGTACCTGGTTCCCAAGCAGGTCAAGGCCAACGGCCTGAAAAAGGACGAGTTGGAGGTGGATGTCACGGCGATTCGCGACATCATCCGCTACTACACCCGCGAAGCCGGTGTGCGTGGCCTGGAGCGCCAGATCGCCAAGGTCTGCCGCAAGGTGGTCAAGGAGCACACCGGGCAGAAGCAGGTGAAGGTCAAGGTCACCGGCGAGCAACTCGAGCACCTGCTGGGCGTGCGCAAGTTCCGTTACGGGCTGGCTGAGCAACAAGACCAGATCGGCCAGGTGACTGGCCTTGCGTGGACGCAAGTAGGCGGCGAACTGCTGACCATCGAGTCGGTCGTCATCCCTGGCAAGGGGCAATTGATCAAGACCGGCTCGTTGGGCGACGTCATGGTCGAGTCGATTACCGCCGCGCAAACCGTGGTACGCAGCCGCGCGAAAAGCCTGGGGATCGCTGCAGACTTCCACGAAAAGCACGACGTTCACATCCACATGCCCGAAGGCGCCACCCCCAAGGATGGCCCGAGCGCGGGCATCGGTATGTGCACCGCACTGGTGTCGGCCCTGACCCAGATCCCGGTGCGCGCAGACGTTGCGATGACCGGCGAAATCACCCTGCGCGGCCAGGTACTGGCCATTGGCGGGTTGAAGGAAAAACTGCTGGCGGCGCACCGTGGCGGCATCAAGACGGTGATCATCCCTGAGGAGAATGTTCGCGACCTCAAGGAAATTCCGGAAAATATCAAACAGGATCTTCAAATCAAACCGGTCAAATGGATTGACGAAGTCCTCCAAATTGCGCTGCAATACGCCCCGGAGCCCT is part of the Pseudomonas fakonensis genome and harbors:
- the lon gene encoding endopeptidase La gives rise to the protein MKTTLDLPLLPLRDVVVYPHMVIPLFVGREKSIEALEAAMTGEKQILLLAQKNPADDDPGEDALYRVGTIATVLQLLKLPDGTVKVLVEGEQRGAVERFNEVEGHVRAEVSLIDETEAAERESEVFVRTLLSQFEQYVQLGKKVPAEVLSSLNSIEEPGRLVDTMAAHMALKIEQKQEILEIVDLQARVEHVLALLDAEIDLLQVEKRIRGRVKKQMERSQREYYLNEQMKAIQKELGDGDEGHNEIEELKKRIDAAGLPKDALTKAQAELNKLKQMSPMSAEATVVRTYLDWLVQVPWKAQSKVRLDLTKAEEILDSDHYGLEEVKERILEYLAVQKRVKKIRGPVLCLVGPPGVGKTSLAESIAAATNRKFVRMALGGVRDEAEIRGHRRTYIGSMPGRLIQKMTKVGVRNPLFLLDEIDKMGSDMRGDPASALLEVLDPEQNHNFNDHYLEVDYDLSDVMFLCTSNSMNIPPALLDRMEVIRLPGYTEDEKINIAVKYLVPKQVKANGLKKDELEVDVTAIRDIIRYYTREAGVRGLERQIAKVCRKVVKEHTGQKQVKVKVTGEQLEHLLGVRKFRYGLAEQQDQIGQVTGLAWTQVGGELLTIESVVIPGKGQLIKTGSLGDVMVESITAAQTVVRSRAKSLGIAADFHEKHDVHIHMPEGATPKDGPSAGIGMCTALVSALTQIPVRADVAMTGEITLRGQVLAIGGLKEKLLAAHRGGIKTVIIPEENVRDLKEIPENIKQDLQIKPVKWIDEVLQIALQYAPEPLPDVAPEIVAKDEKRDGDAKERISTH